Proteins from a single region of Paenibacillus sp. BIHB 4019:
- the rplT gene encoding 50S ribosomal protein L20 — translation MARVKGGFVRTRRRKRILKLAKGYFGSKHRLFKTAKEQVGKSLMYAYRDRRNKKRDIRRLWIVRINAAARINGLSYSKFMYGLKLAGVEVNRKILADLAVNDIASFNSLAGVAKQKINA, via the coding sequence ATGGCAAGAGTTAAAGGCGGATTTGTCCGCACTCGTCGTCGCAAAAGAATTTTGAAACTGGCAAAAGGTTATTTCGGTTCAAAGCATCGCCTGTTTAAAACAGCGAAGGAGCAAGTAGGCAAGTCCTTAATGTATGCTTACCGCGACCGTCGCAACAAAAAACGTGACATCCGCAGACTGTGGATCGTTCGTATCAATGCAGCAGCTCGTATCAACGGATTGTCGTACAGCAAATTCATGTACGGTTTGAAACTTGCTGGCGTTGAAGTAAACCGCAAAATCCTTGCTGACCTGGCTGTTAACGATATTGCTTCGTTCAACTCCCTTGCTGGCGTGGCTAAACAAAAAATCAACGCTTAG
- a CDS encoding GNAT family N-acetyltransferase yields MIRERNARTDDEEIIRLIKSELMPLSWTTHQHDATVIRELPLRLRRGVTYVAAAGKKATPYGFIHFEKAHDILMFSMLAVHPEHRNRHCGTKLMAAAEAYGLAASCTMGRLFVDEINDKARHFYTKLGYQAIRYYPELRCYEMIKGLS; encoded by the coding sequence ATGATACGAGAACGCAACGCCCGTACCGACGATGAAGAAATTATCAGGCTCATCAAGTCAGAGCTTATGCCGCTCTCATGGACGACTCATCAACATGATGCCACAGTCATACGCGAGCTGCCCCTGCGCCTTCGCCGCGGCGTAACTTATGTTGCGGCAGCAGGAAAAAAAGCCACACCCTATGGCTTTATTCATTTTGAAAAAGCCCACGACATTTTGATGTTCTCCATGCTTGCCGTACACCCCGAGCATCGCAACCGCCATTGCGGCACAAAACTCATGGCAGCAGCCGAAGCCTATGGCTTGGCAGCTTCCTGTACGATGGGCCGCCTGTTCGTCGATGAAATCAACGACAAGGCCCGCCATTTTTATACGAAGCTCGGATATCAAGCAATTCGATATTATCCCGAGCTTCGCTGCTACGAAATGATTAAAGGGCTTAGTTGA